The Flavobacterium piscisymbiosum genome includes a region encoding these proteins:
- a CDS encoding LTA synthase family protein: MTFYKKLSPFYNLALFYCIISFILRIILLFHPITQSSFTILESLKIFCLGFISDIFTFIVASVFLWLYLIFISNAKYNKPSGYIILGIFVALFLYVASGKSIFDEYGGALPRIILIFIGIKTGLFALLLFLPELRDKIRYWLFAFVIFLYVLLILQNGISEYFFWNEFGVKYNFIAVNYLIYTNEVIGNIMQSYPVIPIFSVLFLVTAIITYFILKRSRNYIDAIPSLVEKLKISVLYIGLFLISLIAIPSLAKTENSRNVFVNELQANGLYKFYLAFENNKLDYFKFYKTLSNKEAYTLLKQQYPAISGENTTRSITSDSIENHKNVVLITIESLSAEYMKAYGNQQNITPFLDSLAQKSLQFTNLYAAGNRTVRGLEAVTLCLPPTAGESVLKREDNKNKFSTGAIFKKRNYNVKFMYGGDAFFDNMQDFYSGNGYEIVDKSSFSPEEVTFENVWGVCDEDMYNKAIKVMNAEAKENKPFFNHIMTVSNHRPFTYPNNKIDIPGDIKSRDGGVKYTDYSLKKFFAMASKQPWFKNTVFVIVADHCASSAGKTQLPLDKYRIPAFIYDPTAQPEKCNKLMSQIDLMPTLFGLLHFSYESKFFGQDVLKPDYKPRAFIATYQDLGLIKDNVLTILSPKQQVKQFDLQVNSKPGIAPEYQIEYSEKCMKKERTDLVNETISFYQTASDMLKSKKYQK; encoded by the coding sequence ATGACTTTTTATAAGAAGCTTTCTCCTTTTTACAATCTAGCGTTATTTTATTGTATCATCAGTTTTATATTAAGAATCATCTTATTATTTCATCCAATAACACAAAGTTCTTTTACGATTCTTGAGAGCCTGAAAATCTTTTGTTTAGGATTTATTTCAGATATATTCACTTTTATAGTGGCAAGTGTTTTTTTATGGCTGTATTTGATTTTTATTTCTAATGCTAAATACAACAAACCATCAGGCTATATTATTCTGGGTATTTTTGTTGCGCTGTTTCTTTATGTCGCATCAGGAAAAAGTATTTTTGATGAATACGGAGGTGCTTTGCCAAGAATTATTTTAATTTTTATCGGAATTAAAACGGGGCTTTTTGCTTTGCTGCTTTTTCTTCCAGAACTAAGGGACAAAATCAGGTATTGGTTATTTGCTTTTGTCATTTTCCTATATGTTTTACTAATCCTGCAAAACGGAATAAGCGAATACTTCTTCTGGAATGAGTTTGGGGTAAAATACAATTTCATTGCTGTTAATTATCTGATTTACACCAATGAAGTTATCGGTAATATTATGCAATCTTATCCTGTGATTCCTATATTTTCTGTTTTGTTTCTGGTAACGGCGATTATTACTTATTTTATTTTAAAAAGATCCAGAAATTATATTGATGCTATTCCTTCTTTAGTTGAGAAATTGAAAATTTCCGTGCTTTATATTGGTCTATTTTTAATCTCACTAATTGCTATTCCGTCCTTAGCAAAAACAGAAAATTCCAGAAATGTTTTTGTTAATGAATTACAAGCTAACGGATTGTATAAATTTTATTTGGCTTTTGAAAATAACAAATTAGATTACTTCAAATTTTATAAAACGCTATCAAATAAAGAAGCTTATACTTTACTAAAACAACAATATCCGGCTATCTCAGGCGAAAACACCACTCGTTCTATAACAAGCGATTCTATTGAAAATCATAAAAATGTGGTATTGATTACAATAGAAAGTTTAAGTGCTGAATACATGAAAGCTTATGGGAATCAACAAAATATAACACCTTTTCTGGATAGTTTGGCTCAAAAAAGTTTGCAATTTACCAATCTTTATGCTGCCGGAAACAGAACCGTTCGCGGGCTTGAAGCAGTTACACTTTGTTTGCCTCCAACTGCCGGCGAAAGTGTTTTGAAAAGAGAAGACAATAAAAACAAATTTTCGACTGGAGCTATTTTCAAAAAACGCAATTACAATGTAAAATTCATGTATGGCGGAGATGCTTTTTTTGATAACATGCAGGATTTCTATTCCGGAAATGGTTATGAGATTGTAGACAAATCTAGTTTTTCTCCTGAAGAAGTTACTTTCGAGAATGTTTGGGGAGTTTGTGATGAGGACATGTACAACAAAGCAATTAAGGTAATGAATGCCGAAGCGAAGGAAAACAAACCTTTCTTTAATCATATTATGACAGTGAGCAATCACAGGCCTTTTACCTACCCAAATAATAAAATTGATATTCCGGGAGATATAAAATCACGTGATGGCGGTGTAAAATATACTGATTATTCGCTAAAAAAATTCTTTGCAATGGCGAGCAAACAACCTTGGTTTAAGAATACTGTTTTTGTTATTGTTGCAGATCATTGCGCGTCGAGCGCAGGTAAAACACAACTTCCGTTAGACAAGTACAGAATTCCGGCTTTTATTTATGACCCAACAGCTCAACCTGAAAAATGTAATAAGCTGATGTCGCAAATTGATCTTATGCCAACGCTTTTTGGTTTATTGCATTTTAGTTATGAAAGTAAGTTTTTTGGTCAGGACGTTTTGAAACCGGATTACAAACCACGCGCTTTTATTGCGACTTATCAGGATCTGGGATTGATAAAAGATAATGTTCTAACGATTTTATCGCCTAAACAGCAAGTGAAACAATTTGATTTGCAAGTGAACTCAAAACCAGGAATCGCACCTGAATATCAAATTGAGTATAGTGAAAAATGCATGAAAAAGGAAAGAACTGATTTGGTAAATGAAACGATTTCTTTTTACCAGACAGCTTCGGATATGTTGAAAAGTAAGAAATATCAAAAGTAA
- the hisG gene encoding ATP phosphoribosyltransferase, with amino-acid sequence MSTLKIAIQKSGRLNEDSIQILKDCGISINNGNDQLKAEASNFPLEVLYLRNSDIPQYLIDGVVDLAIVGDNLLVEKGKHIEVIQKLGFSKCKVSVAVPKTFEYNSIQDLAGLRIATSYPNTVNEYFSSFGLSVDIHQISGSVEIAPNIGLADAIVDIVSSGSTLFKNNLREVEVILKSEAVLAVSPKVSPEIQKHIDTLKFRIQSVLRARNSKYILMNVPNDKIDEIGKILPVLRSLTVLPLAQEGWSSVHSVIDKDTFWDVIDKLKEAGAEGILVCPIEKMVL; translated from the coding sequence ATGAGTACGTTAAAAATTGCAATTCAAAAATCAGGTCGTTTAAACGAAGACAGCATTCAAATCTTAAAAGATTGCGGTATTTCGATTAACAACGGAAACGATCAGTTAAAAGCTGAAGCTTCAAATTTTCCTCTAGAAGTTTTGTATCTGAGAAATTCAGATATTCCTCAATATTTAATTGATGGAGTGGTAGATCTTGCGATCGTTGGTGATAATCTTTTGGTAGAAAAAGGAAAGCATATAGAAGTGATTCAAAAGCTTGGATTTTCAAAATGCAAGGTTTCTGTAGCCGTTCCTAAAACCTTCGAATACAATTCGATTCAGGATTTAGCAGGTTTGCGTATTGCGACTTCTTACCCAAATACAGTAAATGAATATTTTAGCTCTTTCGGGCTATCTGTCGATATTCACCAAATTTCAGGTTCTGTAGAAATCGCCCCAAATATTGGCCTTGCTGATGCTATTGTAGATATCGTTTCCAGCGGCAGCACTTTATTCAAAAACAATTTAAGAGAAGTAGAAGTAATCCTGAAAAGCGAAGCTGTTTTAGCCGTTTCTCCAAAAGTTTCTCCTGAAATTCAGAAACACATCGATACTCTAAAATTCAGAATACAATCTGTTCTAAGAGCCAGAAATTCAAAATACATTTTAATGAATGTGCCAAACGATAAAATCGACGAAATTGGAAAAATCTTACCTGTTTTAAGAAGTTTAACCGTTTTGCCATTGGCACAGGAAGGGTGGAGCAGCGTTCACTCGGTAATAGACAAAGACACTTTCTGGGACGTAATCGATAAACTAAAAGAAGCCGGAGCCGAAGGAATTTTAGTTTGCCCAATTGAGAAAATGGTACTTTAA
- a CDS encoding YeiH family protein, giving the protein MKTKQHTASHLFEINLYLQQAIFALIIVLCLFSIISPPIALLLGVVMVNVFGNPFVAFNHIAITYLLQFSVIGLGFGMNATAAISAGKEGFLLTIFSIFSTLIIGTFLGKWLKTDKKTSHLISCGTAICGGSAIAAISPVIKSNENQTSIALGVIFILNSIALFVFPFIGHQLDLSQKEFGLWCAIAIHDTSSVVGAANKYGAEALQIATTVKLARALWIIPISLLTAFIFKNKSQKIKIPYFIGLFILAMLFNSYVPQTAVIAPYIVNIAKIGLTITLFLIGATLNINTLKAVGVKPLLQGVFLWIFIAGLGLASILYLN; this is encoded by the coding sequence TTGAAAACGAAACAACATACCGCATCACATTTATTCGAAATTAATCTTTATCTGCAACAAGCGATTTTTGCCTTAATAATTGTATTGTGTTTATTTTCGATTATTTCTCCGCCAATCGCCTTATTGTTAGGTGTTGTTATGGTAAATGTTTTCGGGAATCCATTTGTAGCATTCAACCACATTGCGATTACATATTTATTACAATTCTCAGTAATTGGTTTAGGCTTCGGAATGAACGCCACAGCAGCAATTTCAGCCGGAAAAGAAGGTTTTTTGCTTACAATATTCTCAATTTTCAGTACATTGATAATAGGAACATTTTTAGGAAAATGGCTTAAAACCGATAAAAAAACATCGCATTTAATCTCGTGCGGAACAGCCATTTGTGGCGGAAGTGCTATTGCAGCGATTTCTCCCGTAATCAAATCAAACGAAAATCAGACCTCAATAGCTTTGGGAGTTATTTTTATTCTCAATTCAATCGCATTATTTGTTTTCCCGTTTATTGGGCATCAGCTCGATTTGTCTCAAAAAGAATTTGGTTTATGGTGTGCCATTGCCATTCACGACACGAGTTCAGTTGTAGGCGCGGCCAATAAATATGGAGCCGAAGCCTTGCAAATTGCCACAACCGTAAAACTGGCAAGAGCATTATGGATCATTCCAATTTCGCTTTTAACAGCTTTTATTTTTAAAAATAAATCTCAAAAAATTAAGATTCCGTATTTTATTGGTCTGTTTATTTTAGCCATGCTTTTTAATTCTTATGTACCGCAAACTGCTGTTATTGCGCCATATATTGTTAATATCGCCAAAATTGGTTTAACAATCACTTTGTTTTTAATAGGAGCAACTTTAAATATAAATACCTTAAAAGCAGTAGGAGTAAAGCCTTTACTTCAGGGAGTTTTCCTTTGGATATTTATTGCAGGTTTAGGTTTGGCATCGATTTTATATCTGAACTAA
- a CDS encoding zinc dependent phospholipase C family protein: protein MKNFKMKPLLIAIFASAIGFLTLSWGIVGHERINKAAVMALPQSLQVFFYNHIDFITQEASVPDIRKYALNYKDENPRHYFDMENFGAVDSIPQTLEAAKKKYDAKFLNDNGILPWYIEDMMVKLTKAFKDKNRAEILFLAADLGHYIGDAHMPLHTSANHDGQLSDQKGIHSLWESRLPELFAKNYKLNVPQAQYYQDVHKATWDMINDTHSLAQPLLDIDKKLRTGTPEGQVFKMDAEGKVLKSKYNTAVFSDEYAKKLHEQLNGMVESQMRKAITATASFWYTAWVNAGKPDLSDLDAPSVTQRNYQFLRDDLKLFQQGNLFGMKNQND, encoded by the coding sequence ATGAAAAACTTTAAAATGAAACCGTTGTTAATCGCAATATTTGCATCAGCAATTGGTTTTTTGACATTATCATGGGGAATCGTTGGCCATGAGCGTATTAATAAAGCTGCAGTAATGGCCTTGCCACAGTCGCTACAGGTATTTTTTTACAATCATATCGATTTTATTACCCAGGAAGCTTCTGTGCCGGATATTCGAAAATATGCTTTAAACTATAAAGATGAGAATCCAAGGCATTATTTCGACATGGAAAATTTTGGAGCCGTAGACAGTATTCCGCAGACTTTAGAAGCTGCAAAGAAAAAATACGATGCTAAATTCCTGAATGATAATGGTATTTTACCTTGGTATATCGAAGATATGATGGTAAAATTAACCAAAGCTTTCAAAGATAAAAACAGAGCAGAAATCTTGTTTCTTGCTGCAGACTTAGGACATTATATAGGCGATGCGCACATGCCATTGCATACTTCTGCCAATCATGACGGTCAATTAAGTGATCAAAAAGGAATTCATTCACTTTGGGAAAGTAGATTACCTGAATTGTTTGCTAAAAATTACAAATTAAACGTTCCTCAGGCTCAATATTATCAGGATGTTCATAAGGCAACCTGGGACATGATCAATGATACACATAGTTTAGCTCAACCGTTATTAGACATCGACAAAAAACTAAGAACAGGTACTCCGGAAGGTCAGGTTTTTAAAATGGACGCTGAAGGAAAAGTGCTAAAAAGCAAATATAACACAGCTGTTTTCTCTGATGAATATGCTAAAAAATTACACGAACAATTAAACGGAATGGTAGAAAGCCAAATGAGAAAAGCCATTACTGCTACAGCAAGTTTTTGGTATACTGCATGGGTAAATGCCGGAAAACCTGATTTAAGTGATTTAGATGCGCCATCGGTTACACAAAGAAACTACCAATTTTTAAGAGACGATTTAAAGTTATTCCAACAAGGAAACTTATTCGGAATGAAAAATCAAAACGACTAA
- a CDS encoding response regulator transcription factor, whose product MHILIVEDELGIVQFLQQGLQEEGYQVTTANDGSKGFELIQNQKFDLILLDWMLPKINGLDLCKAIRVKDQTTPIIFLTAKDTVQETIEGLKAGANDYIKKPFSFEELVERIKIHFRNQKRSEILTLGTIKVDLSKHIVLKNDEEVSLTQREFELLTYLIQNKGKVCTRNQILKDVWEINFEYDTGVIDVFMNAIRKKLNLKIEEDYIKTIRGIGYIANDL is encoded by the coding sequence ATGCATATTCTAATAGTTGAAGATGAGTTAGGTATTGTTCAGTTTTTGCAACAAGGTTTGCAGGAAGAAGGATATCAGGTTACCACCGCAAATGATGGTTCAAAAGGTTTTGAGTTGATTCAGAATCAGAAATTCGATTTAATTTTACTCGATTGGATGCTGCCCAAGATCAACGGATTAGACTTATGTAAAGCCATTAGAGTTAAAGATCAAACGACTCCAATTATTTTTTTAACGGCAAAAGATACAGTTCAGGAAACAATAGAAGGTCTAAAGGCTGGAGCAAATGATTATATCAAAAAGCCTTTTAGTTTTGAAGAATTAGTAGAGAGAATAAAGATTCATTTTAGAAATCAAAAACGCTCAGAAATTCTGACTTTAGGAACCATAAAAGTCGATTTATCGAAACATATTGTATTAAAGAACGATGAAGAAGTGTCTCTTACACAACGCGAATTTGAATTGCTGACTTATTTAATACAAAATAAAGGAAAAGTTTGTACCCGAAATCAGATTTTAAAAGATGTTTGGGAGATTAATTTTGAATACGATACCGGCGTAATTGATGTTTTTATGAATGCCATTCGCAAAAAACTCAACTTAAAAATTGAAGAAGATTATATAAAAACAATTCGCGGCATTGGTTATATCGCTAACGATCTATAA
- the hisD gene encoding histidinol dehydrogenase — protein MNKIDNPKPDTWSEILKRPTKTIDDIEVTVKEIFKEVQKKGDEAVAKYTSIFDGIALENYEVSSEEIQEAVNSISTELKEAIQLAKANIYKFHTAQKTDRISIETTEGVNCWQEKRPIQKIGLYIPGGTAPLFSTVLMLAVPAEIAGCKEIVLCSPPDKTGKINLAILYAANLCGVTKILKVGGIQAIAGMTFGTKSIPKVYKIFGPGNQFVTVAKQLATQFGVAIDMPAGPSELLVVADDTAVPAFVASDLLSQAEHGTDSQVILVSTSKKLIDAVEKEVQIQVEALPRKEIAKKAIENSKLIYVKNDQIALDLINEYGPEHFIICSEFDDFYCNGIVNAGSVFIGNYTPESAGDYASGTNHTLPTNGYAKNYSGVNLDSFMKSMTFQKISEKGIQNIGKAIEVMAEAEGLQAHKNAVTLRLDSLKA, from the coding sequence ATGAATAAGATAGACAATCCAAAACCAGATACCTGGTCAGAAATATTAAAAAGACCAACCAAAACCATCGATGATATCGAAGTTACGGTGAAAGAAATATTCAAAGAAGTACAGAAAAAAGGAGATGAAGCCGTTGCAAAATACACTTCGATCTTTGACGGAATAGCTTTAGAAAACTACGAAGTTTCCTCAGAAGAAATTCAGGAAGCCGTTAATTCAATTTCTACTGAATTAAAAGAGGCAATTCAATTAGCAAAAGCAAATATTTATAAATTTCATACTGCTCAAAAAACAGATAGAATTTCAATAGAAACTACTGAAGGCGTAAATTGCTGGCAAGAGAAAAGACCGATTCAAAAAATTGGTTTATACATTCCGGGCGGAACCGCACCTTTGTTCTCAACGGTTTTAATGTTGGCAGTTCCTGCTGAAATTGCGGGTTGTAAGGAAATTGTTTTATGTTCACCACCGGATAAAACCGGAAAAATAAATCTTGCCATTTTATATGCTGCTAATTTGTGTGGTGTAACCAAAATATTAAAAGTAGGAGGAATCCAGGCGATTGCGGGAATGACATTTGGTACAAAATCAATCCCAAAAGTATACAAGATTTTCGGACCTGGAAATCAGTTTGTAACGGTGGCAAAACAATTGGCAACACAATTTGGAGTAGCAATTGATATGCCGGCGGGTCCTTCAGAATTGTTGGTTGTGGCTGATGATACAGCGGTTCCGGCTTTTGTAGCTTCTGATTTATTGTCTCAGGCAGAACATGGAACAGACAGTCAGGTGATTTTAGTTTCGACTTCAAAAAAACTAATTGATGCTGTAGAAAAAGAAGTTCAAATTCAGGTTGAAGCGCTTCCGAGAAAAGAAATTGCTAAAAAAGCCATTGAAAATTCAAAACTGATTTATGTAAAAAATGATCAGATTGCTTTGGATTTAATCAACGAATACGGACCGGAACACTTTATTATATGTTCAGAATTTGATGATTTCTATTGTAACGGAATCGTAAATGCGGGTTCTGTTTTTATTGGAAATTACACTCCTGAAAGTGCCGGAGATTATGCTTCGGGAACGAATCATACATTGCCAACAAACGGATATGCAAAGAATTACAGCGGAGTAAATCTGGATAGTTTTATGAAATCAATGACATTCCAAAAAATCTCAGAAAAAGGAATTCAAAACATAGGAAAAGCAATTGAAGTTATGGCTGAAGCCGAAGGTTTGCAAGCGCATAAAAATGCTGTTACTTTGAGATTAGATTCTTTAAAGGCTTAA
- a CDS encoding sensor histidine kinase — protein sequence MIQLSFKNRIALNYIITTGLLIVAVFSVIYSIVKHTVYSHIDEKIKVEIQNHLDEIKEVNGKVILIDEEEWKEREHNTVDVNPVFVEFLDVNKKITDKAPNLKTQILEFNDSVQDFELFDAKMGDHAIRQIQVPLHIRDKKIGYVIVAMSLADSKLVLNNLFDIMCLSFLGILVLLFFIARFFAGRSIKPINAIINTSKIITKDNLKTRITLPKTRDELYTLSKTINNLLNRIEDAIEREKQFTSDASHELRTPLTVIKGTLEVLIRKPRDNKEYEEKINYCIKEVDHLNMLVDQLLLMARFENQKKNINTESVYLNALILDVLTLNSEKINSRNINVKLNAQEDYYIESDNFLVITILRNIISNAIKYTNENGEVMILLSKQNDKIICKISDTGIGIAKEDLEAIFNPFFRSNSTDHPEIKGTGLGLSIVKRITELLHIKFKIESEIEVGTTVTLSFNENMKSLS from the coding sequence ATGATACAACTTTCTTTTAAAAATAGAATTGCATTAAACTACATTATCACAACCGGTTTACTTATTGTTGCTGTTTTTTCGGTTATTTATTCGATAGTAAAACACACAGTTTACAGTCATATTGATGAGAAAATTAAGGTTGAAATTCAGAATCATCTCGATGAAATCAAAGAAGTAAACGGGAAAGTGATCCTTATAGATGAAGAGGAATGGAAAGAACGCGAACATAATACGGTAGATGTAAATCCTGTTTTTGTGGAGTTTTTAGATGTAAATAAAAAAATCACGGATAAAGCGCCAAATCTTAAAACACAAATACTTGAATTTAATGATTCAGTACAGGATTTTGAATTGTTTGATGCTAAAATGGGCGATCATGCTATCAGGCAAATTCAGGTTCCGCTTCATATTAGAGATAAAAAAATAGGATATGTGATCGTGGCCATGTCACTTGCTGATTCTAAATTGGTATTAAATAATTTATTCGATATCATGTGCTTGTCCTTTTTAGGGATTTTGGTATTGTTATTTTTCATTGCCCGTTTTTTTGCCGGACGAAGTATAAAACCAATAAATGCCATAATTAATACTTCGAAAATTATTACCAAAGACAATCTGAAAACCCGTATTACATTGCCCAAAACCCGTGACGAATTATATACGCTTTCTAAAACCATAAATAATTTATTAAACCGTATTGAAGATGCAATCGAACGTGAAAAACAATTCACATCTGACGCTTCACACGAATTAAGAACGCCTTTAACAGTTATTAAAGGAACTCTGGAAGTTTTAATTCGTAAACCTCGTGATAATAAGGAATATGAAGAAAAAATAAATTATTGTATTAAAGAGGTGGATCATCTCAATATGTTAGTCGATCAGCTTTTATTAATGGCTAGATTTGAGAATCAAAAGAAGAATATAAATACGGAATCTGTTTATTTGAATGCCTTGATTCTGGATGTTTTAACACTAAATTCAGAGAAGATAAACAGTCGGAATATTAATGTCAAATTGAATGCTCAGGAAGATTATTATATCGAGTCAGATAACTTTTTGGTAATTACAATTCTAAGAAATATTATTTCGAATGCTATTAAATACACTAATGAAAATGGCGAGGTGATGATTTTGCTTTCTAAACAAAATGATAAAATAATATGTAAAATTTCAGATACTGGAATTGGGATTGCTAAAGAAGATTTAGAGGCTATTTTTAATCCTTTCTTTAGATCCAATTCAACAGATCATCCTGAAATTAAAGGAACTGGTTTAGGATTGTCGATTGTAAAAAGAATTACAGAATTGCTTCATATTAAATTTAAAATTGAAAGCGAAATAGAAGTAGGAACGACTGTGACGTTGAGTTTTAATGAGAATATGAAATCGTTATCGTAA
- the hisB gene encoding bifunctional histidinol-phosphatase/imidazoleglycerol-phosphate dehydratase HisB yields MKKVLFIDRDGTIVLEPENLQLDALEKIEFYPKAFQYLAKIANELDYELAMVTNQDGLGTDSFPEDTFWPTQNFILKAFENEGVLFDEIFVDRSFPEDNAPTRKPRTGMLNKYLNNPEYDLENSFVLGDRLTDVELAKNLGAKAIFMNMTDGIGSNEISSKREELNDTIILQTTDWKRIYEFLKLEARSASITRKTNETDIFIDLNLDGTGKSKIETGIAFFDHMLDQIARHGQMDLEILVKGDLEVDEHHTIEDTAIALGEVFAKALGNKLGIERYGFCLPMDDCLSQVAIDFGGRNWLVWETDFKREMVGKMPTEMFYHFFKSFSDGAKANINIKAEGTNEHHKIEAIFKAFAKAIKVAVKRDTEKMILPSTKGML; encoded by the coding sequence ATGAAAAAAGTACTTTTTATCGATCGTGACGGAACGATTGTTTTAGAACCTGAAAATTTACAATTGGACGCTTTAGAAAAAATTGAATTTTATCCAAAAGCGTTTCAATATTTGGCTAAAATTGCTAATGAATTAGATTACGAATTAGCGATGGTAACCAATCAGGACGGGTTGGGTACGGATAGTTTTCCGGAAGATACGTTTTGGCCAACGCAGAATTTTATCTTAAAAGCCTTTGAAAATGAAGGCGTTTTATTCGATGAGATTTTTGTAGACCGATCTTTTCCTGAAGATAATGCGCCAACACGCAAGCCTAGAACGGGAATGTTGAATAAATATTTGAATAATCCTGAATATGATTTAGAGAATTCTTTTGTTTTAGGTGATCGTTTGACAGATGTTGAACTGGCTAAAAACCTGGGAGCAAAAGCGATTTTCATGAATATGACAGACGGAATTGGAAGTAATGAAATTTCGTCGAAACGTGAGGAATTAAACGACACAATTATCTTGCAAACGACAGATTGGAAACGTATTTATGAGTTTTTAAAACTGGAAGCACGTTCGGCATCAATTACGCGTAAAACCAATGAAACGGATATTTTTATCGATTTGAATCTTGACGGAACGGGAAAAAGTAAAATCGAAACCGGAATTGCTTTTTTTGATCATATGTTAGATCAAATTGCGCGTCACGGTCAGATGGATTTAGAAATCCTTGTAAAAGGTGATCTTGAAGTCGATGAACACCACACGATTGAAGATACGGCAATTGCTTTGGGCGAAGTCTTTGCAAAAGCGTTAGGAAATAAATTAGGAATCGAACGTTACGGATTCTGTTTACCAATGGACGATTGTTTATCTCAAGTGGCAATTGATTTTGGCGGTAGAAACTGGCTGGTTTGGGAAACCGATTTCAAACGCGAAATGGTGGGTAAAATGCCAACAGAAATGTTTTATCATTTCTTTAAATCATTCTCTGACGGTGCCAAAGCCAATATCAACATCAAAGCTGAAGGAACAAACGAACACCACAAAATTGAGGCTATTTTTAAAGCTTTCGCGAAAGCCATAAAAGTAGCGGTGAAAAGAGATACAGAAAAAATGATTTTGCCAAGTACAAAGGGAATGTTGTAG
- the hisC gene encoding histidinol-phosphate transaminase, translating into MDFNIDTITRENVKRLKPYSSARDEFEDFDTAEMIFLDANENPFQNGVNRYPDPQQSSVKAILAKNNNVKSSQILLGNGSDEVLDLLFRAFCEPKTDNIISLPPTYGMYSVLANINAVENREVLLSTDFQPQVDKILDAVDENTKIIFLCSPNNPTGNSFSDESVVKLLQNFKGLIVIDEAYIDFSDKESWLTEIDEYPNLVITQTLSKAYGLAGIRLGICYGSEAVISVLNKIKPPYNVNELTQQRAIVRLKDSDKIKQEIASIIEQREELLKVLLEVIFVEKIYPTEANFVLVKVDDANKRYDQLIAKGIVIRNRTTQPLCENCLRFTIGIPEENAVLIRELKLLK; encoded by the coding sequence ATGGACTTTAATATAGATACAATAACAAGAGAAAATGTAAAAAGATTAAAACCTTATTCATCTGCCAGAGATGAGTTTGAAGATTTTGATACTGCCGAAATGATTTTTTTGGATGCCAATGAAAATCCGTTTCAAAATGGCGTGAATCGTTATCCGGATCCTCAACAGAGTTCGGTTAAAGCGATTTTGGCGAAGAATAACAATGTTAAGTCAAGTCAGATTTTATTAGGAAACGGAAGCGATGAAGTTTTAGATTTGCTTTTTAGAGCTTTCTGCGAACCAAAAACAGACAATATTATTTCCTTGCCGCCAACTTACGGAATGTATAGCGTTCTGGCGAATATCAATGCGGTAGAAAATAGAGAAGTGTTGCTTTCAACCGATTTTCAGCCACAGGTTGATAAGATTTTAGATGCTGTTGACGAGAATACAAAAATCATCTTTTTATGCTCGCCAAATAACCCAACAGGAAATTCTTTCTCTGATGAAAGCGTGGTGAAATTACTTCAAAATTTTAAAGGTTTAATTGTAATCGACGAAGCGTATATCGACTTTTCGGACAAAGAAAGCTGGTTAACAGAAATCGATGAATATCCAAATTTGGTCATCACACAAACGCTTTCAAAAGCCTATGGTTTGGCAGGAATTCGTTTGGGAATTTGTTATGGTTCTGAAGCTGTGATTTCGGTTTTAAACAAAATAAAACCTCCGTATAATGTAAACGAATTAACACAACAAAGAGCTATAGTTCGCTTGAAAGATTCGGATAAAATAAAACAGGAAATAGCTTCTATTATTGAGCAAAGAGAAGAGTTGCTTAAAGTTTTACTGGAAGTAATTTTTGTAGAGAAAATTTATCCAACAGAAGCTAATTTTGTTTTGGTAAAAGTAGATGACGCTAATAAAAGATACGATCAATTAATTGCAAAAGGGATTGTGATTCGTAACAGAACAACTCAGCCTTTATGCGAAAATTGCCTGCGTTTTACGATTGGAATTCCGGAAGAAAATGCAGTTTTGATTAGAGAATTGAAGTTATTGAAATAG